ACCAATTGACGGCGACCTACCTGATACTGAAAGAATTAAGGTGAAAGAGCTGGAGAGTGTAAAAGAAATGGCATGTGTTGTTCATAAAGGACCATACCAGACTCTTAATATGGCTTATAATGCCATCTCCAAGTGGATTGAAGAGAATAAGTATGAGATCATCGGATCACAGAGAGAATTGTACATAAAGGGAGAGTGGATAACTTTAGACCCAAATGAGTATATTACTGAAATCCAGTTTCCAGTACAGAAAATAAAGGGATAAAACTGTATAAATAGCCCTACAGAGTTACTGTTATGAGTGATTCTGTAGGTTTTTTTTACTTAAGATATTGGATTTATATAAAAGGAAAATAAAATTAGGTATCGAATATATATAATTAATCAAATATTTTGAATTCAGATGTATATAAGATATAAATAGAATATTTTTAAAAGTATTCTAAATTTCAGGAGGTAAATATTATAATTGATGAAGTAAGAGAGTATTGGGAATCACCTCAATATAGGGATGCTACAGAACAGTTGCAAGAGCAAACGGAGCAAATCAAATCTCTATTCTTATTCCTTGTCATAGAATAATCAACTCAAATGGGGATTTAGGTGGTTATGGAGGTGGAATGTGTCGAAAGGGGTGGTTATTAAACCTTGAAAGAAATAGTTAGAATTAACAGTATTAATGTGAATTATTAAATTAAAAGATTTAAAAAGACAATAGCCCAAAAATCAGATTTTGATTAAATTGAAATTTGTGTAAAAATCTAAGTTAATAGAAAAAGAGAGTGATTTGCAATGATTTATGAGATTGATTATTGTGATTACTATAAAATAAGTCATTTGATAGAAGATGTGAAAAACTTTCCTGAAGTACGTGCTATTATAGATAACAATAATCCAGGAAAAATATATGTTGATGACAAAGATAAACCTAGATCAGCTTTAGTATGGAATCGAGGAATACAGGGGTTTTACTTTATTGGTGATGATAATAACGATAACTTTTTAAAATATATAAATGAGTATATCAAAGATAAGATAATTAATGGATTAATAGATAAAGAAATAAATTGGTTTGAGATATCCGGTGTTAATATTAAATGGGAGCGAAGGATTGAAGAGCTGTTTAAAGAAAGAGGTGTTAAATACGGATATCAATTAGTATATGGGTTGAATAAAAATAGATTTACATATGAGTCACATTTAATTAATGGCTTTGACATAAGGAAAGTGAATAAAGGGATATTTGAAACGGAGATTAGAAATCTGGATTTTGTTATATCTGAACTGGAGTTGTTTTGGGGCACAATTGATAATTTTCTTGATAATGGAATATGCTATTACGCCATAGAAGACAACAAAATAGTAAGTATTTGTTATTCGGGATTTAAAGCAAGCAAAACTCAAACAATAGGAATAGAAACATTAGAGGAATATAAAAGAAGAGGATATGCTTATGCATTAGCGAGTAAGTATATAGAAGACTGTTATAGACAAGATATCATACCTTACTGGGATTGTAGCGAAGATAATATTGGTTCGAAGAAATTGGCAGAAAAACTAGGATTTGAAAAAAGAGATCAATATAGATGCTATTGGTTCAATTTTTAGTTATAGCTAAAGGTGTATTCCTATTGGGTCAAGCTCACCACATTGTTTCATCGGGTGCAAGCACTACCAGAAAGCATTCCTTAATGGTCCGATTTAACGACATCACAGATACTAAACGTTAGACGTCATATAAGATAAGCATAGACGAGGGGGAAAAACAGTGAAAACAGTTGTAAATTTTTATGAGAACTACGATGAAGAGAGCAGACTTACTATTAATAATGCAAGAAAAATAGAATTCATTATGACAACTAGTGCCTTAAATAACCACATAGAAAGACACCATAAAGTGCTAGAACTTGGTGCTGGAACAGGGGTATATTCTTTTTATTATGCGGGAAAGGGTAATCCAGTAGTTGCTACTGATATCACCCCAAAACATATAGAAATTATTAAACAGAAGTTAAAAGAAAGGGAAGATGCAATAAGTTTACAAGCTGAAGTAGCAAATGCTATCGATTTAAGTGAATATGAATCAGAAGATTTTGATGTAGTTTTGTGTCTTGGACCAATGT
This is a stretch of genomic DNA from Alkaliphilus flagellatus. It encodes these proteins:
- a CDS encoding GNAT family N-acetyltransferase, with the translated sequence MIYEIDYCDYYKISHLIEDVKNFPEVRAIIDNNNPGKIYVDDKDKPRSALVWNRGIQGFYFIGDDNNDNFLKYINEYIKDKIINGLIDKEINWFEISGVNIKWERRIEELFKERGVKYGYQLVYGLNKNRFTYESHLINGFDIRKVNKGIFETEIRNLDFVISELELFWGTIDNFLDNGICYYAIEDNKIVSICYSGFKASKTQTIGIETLEEYKRRGYAYALASKYIEDCYRQDIIPYWDCSEDNIGSKKLAEKLGFEKRDQYRCYWFNF